The Bifidobacterium animalis subsp. animalis ATCC 25527 genome has a segment encoding these proteins:
- a CDS encoding DUF4391 domain-containing protein, protein MAIEAHCGTLSALTLALPRSCAVPESRGMLPKGMFVAKVAVSAKTKQHLIHAIDGITMLAILRAANTGVEQGRRIPEVLVIGLRLADDVEEVPHDIVELIQAQRKSGIVFVCVRDAEFEGAMREEACFVVRRPLSERSGHAPTFHEFASAWIPSGEAMLEIADAAATTDDLWDSLCSQVIFGSTDFADLDARIVRASRIAQLRTQIAKLEGDHARAKTQERRNEAHAKLRKARAQLESLEQL, encoded by the coding sequence ATGGCGATTGAGGCACATTGCGGCACGCTGAGCGCACTGACGCTCGCACTCCCCCGTTCCTGCGCGGTTCCCGAGTCCAGGGGAATGCTGCCGAAAGGCATGTTCGTGGCCAAAGTGGCCGTCTCGGCGAAAACCAAACAGCATCTCATCCATGCCATCGACGGCATCACGATGCTCGCCATTCTGCGCGCCGCAAACACAGGCGTGGAACAGGGGCGCCGCATTCCCGAAGTGCTGGTGATCGGCCTGCGACTCGCCGACGACGTCGAGGAGGTGCCGCACGACATCGTTGAGCTCATTCAGGCACAACGCAAATCGGGCATCGTGTTCGTCTGCGTGCGCGACGCGGAATTCGAAGGCGCCATGCGCGAGGAAGCGTGTTTCGTCGTGCGTCGCCCATTGAGCGAGCGCAGTGGGCATGCACCCACATTCCATGAATTCGCGAGCGCATGGATCCCCTCCGGCGAAGCCATGCTGGAGATCGCGGATGCCGCGGCCACCACCGACGACCTGTGGGATTCGCTGTGTTCGCAGGTGATCTTCGGCAGCACGGATTTCGCCGATCTTGACGCGCGTATCGTGCGCGCGAGCAGAATCGCCCAATTGCGCACGCAGATCGCCAAACTGGAGGGCGACCATGCTAGGGCGAAGACGCAGGAGCGGCGCAACGAGGCGCATGCCAAGCTGCGCAAGGCCCGCGCCCAGCTCGAGTCCCTCGAACAGTTGTAG
- the pepN gene encoding aminopeptidase N, translating to MPGSNLTRAEAQERKAIITYPIEYTVDLDLTQGPKTFVSTSTIRFGAHAGESTFLDLIADSVESVTVNGEALDVNEVFDDDRIDLNNLKEHNEVVVKAVCRYSTTGEGLHRSVDPSDGNVYLYSQFEVPDARRVYAVFDQPDLKATFKFSVKAPQSWTVLSNMPVESTEDLADLTADGTLADKPAESTKLWHFATTPTMSSYLTAICAGPYAAWHTTYENEDGRTVPMSQYCRQALKDAFAKDVDYLFDITKKGFAFYAKTWGVPYPYAKYDQIYVPEYNAGAMENIGLVTIRDSYVFESKVTDALAERRVVTVLHELAHMWFGDYVTMKWWNDLWLNESFAEFTSTLATAEATDWKDAWATFCSGEKSWALAQDQLSTTHPIVAPINDLNDTYVNFDGITYAKGASVLKQLVAYVGRERFFEGINHYLNRHAYSNATLNDLLDELEATSGRDLKTWSAKWLEQAGINTISTAVQADADGKITSLMLTQAAPTQFPVLRPHRLAIGFYNEDPQTGKIVRTDRIELDVDGEHTTVAQAAGKAKPSLLLANDDDLTYTKLRFDDDSLAFAMANLYRFDDALARAVIWLSLWDMTRDGELAATDFIDTTLKMLGTETESTTFRYALAMLSTTVWHYTDAKQRDRIAKHVASELFALAKQAKAGSDEQFQLVSAYLTYGVEGDSEFADTVRGLLSGSLVFEGLELDNNFRWSIMHALASINAIKQADIDAELKRRDTTENREFAVGTRASLHSKESKDWAFDQALHNDELTNSQLEEVARGFSGTHDADLADGYVDAYFEAIDWIWKNKTFHMSEVLIGDLYPAYADPAKLVEAGDRWLAAHQDADNALLRMVKANVEASHRTRMVSDFNASIGESAR from the coding sequence ATGCCGGGATCGAATCTCACCCGAGCGGAAGCACAGGAGCGCAAGGCGATTATCACCTATCCAATCGAATACACGGTGGATCTGGACTTGACGCAGGGCCCGAAGACCTTCGTCTCCACCTCCACGATCCGCTTCGGCGCCCATGCCGGGGAAAGCACGTTCCTCGATCTCATCGCCGACTCCGTGGAATCGGTGACGGTGAACGGCGAGGCACTCGACGTGAACGAGGTGTTCGACGACGACCGCATCGACCTGAACAACCTCAAGGAGCACAACGAGGTCGTGGTGAAGGCGGTCTGCCGTTACTCCACCACCGGCGAGGGCCTGCACCGCAGCGTCGACCCGTCCGACGGCAACGTGTACCTGTATTCGCAGTTCGAGGTGCCGGATGCGCGCCGCGTCTACGCCGTGTTCGACCAGCCCGACCTGAAGGCCACGTTCAAGTTCAGTGTGAAGGCCCCACAGTCGTGGACCGTGCTGTCGAACATGCCGGTGGAATCCACCGAGGACCTGGCAGACCTCACCGCCGACGGCACGCTGGCGGACAAGCCGGCCGAGAGCACGAAGCTGTGGCATTTCGCCACCACCCCCACGATGAGCTCGTATCTGACGGCCATCTGCGCCGGCCCCTACGCCGCCTGGCACACCACCTACGAGAACGAGGACGGCCGTACCGTGCCGATGAGCCAATACTGCCGCCAGGCGCTCAAAGACGCGTTCGCCAAGGACGTCGACTATCTGTTCGACATCACGAAGAAGGGCTTCGCCTTCTACGCCAAGACCTGGGGCGTGCCATACCCATATGCGAAGTACGACCAGATCTATGTGCCGGAATACAACGCCGGCGCAATGGAGAACATCGGCCTCGTCACGATCCGCGATTCGTACGTCTTCGAGTCGAAGGTGACCGACGCGCTCGCCGAGCGCCGTGTGGTCACCGTGCTGCACGAACTCGCCCACATGTGGTTCGGTGACTATGTGACGATGAAGTGGTGGAACGATCTGTGGCTCAACGAATCCTTCGCCGAGTTCACCTCCACGCTCGCCACCGCCGAGGCCACCGACTGGAAGGACGCCTGGGCCACGTTCTGCTCGGGTGAGAAGAGCTGGGCACTGGCACAGGACCAGCTGAGCACGACGCACCCGATCGTCGCGCCGATCAACGACCTCAACGACACGTACGTGAACTTCGACGGCATCACCTATGCGAAGGGCGCATCCGTGCTGAAGCAGCTCGTCGCATACGTGGGCCGCGAACGGTTCTTCGAGGGCATCAACCATTACCTCAACCGCCACGCATACTCGAACGCCACATTGAACGACCTGCTCGACGAACTCGAGGCCACCTCGGGTCGCGACCTGAAGACCTGGAGCGCCAAGTGGCTCGAACAGGCGGGCATCAACACGATCAGCACCGCTGTTCAGGCCGATGCCGACGGCAAGATCACGTCGCTCATGCTCACGCAGGCCGCGCCAACCCAGTTCCCGGTGCTGCGCCCGCATCGCCTGGCCATCGGCTTCTACAATGAAGACCCGCAGACCGGCAAGATCGTGCGCACCGACCGCATCGAACTCGATGTGGACGGCGAACACACCACGGTGGCACAGGCGGCCGGCAAGGCAAAGCCGTCACTGCTGCTCGCCAACGACGACGACCTCACCTACACGAAGCTTCGTTTCGACGACGACAGCCTCGCCTTCGCCATGGCGAACCTGTACCGTTTCGACGATGCGCTGGCCCGTGCCGTGATCTGGCTGTCGCTGTGGGACATGACGCGTGACGGTGAGCTGGCCGCCACCGACTTCATCGACACGACGCTCAAGATGCTCGGCACCGAAACCGAGTCGACGACGTTCCGGTATGCGCTCGCCATGCTTTCGACGACCGTCTGGCATTACACCGACGCCAAGCAGCGCGACCGAATCGCCAAGCATGTGGCCAGCGAGCTGTTCGCGCTCGCCAAGCAGGCCAAGGCAGGCTCCGACGAGCAGTTCCAGCTCGTGAGCGCCTACCTCACCTATGGCGTGGAAGGCGATAGCGAGTTCGCCGACACCGTGCGTGGCTTGCTCTCTGGTTCGCTCGTGTTCGAAGGACTCGAGCTCGACAACAACTTCCGTTGGTCGATCATGCACGCGCTCGCTTCGATCAATGCGATCAAGCAGGCAGACATCGACGCCGAGCTCAAGCGTCGCGACACCACGGAGAACCGCGAGTTCGCCGTGGGCACGCGCGCCTCGCTGCACAGCAAGGAATCGAAGGACTGGGCGTTCGACCAGGCGCTGCACAACGACGAGCTGACCAACAGCCAGCTCGAGGAGGTGGCTCGCGGCTTCTCCGGCACCCATGACGCCGATCTCGCCGACGGTTATGTGGATGCCTACTTCGAGGCAATCGACTGGATCTGGAAGAACAAGACCTTCCATATGAGCGAAGTGCTCATTGGCGACCTGTACCCGGCATACGCCGACCCGGCCAAGCTCGTCGAGGCCGGGGACCGCTGGCTCGCCGCGCACCAGGATGCCGACAACGCGCTGCTGCGCATGGTCAAGGCCAATGTCGAGGCATCGCATCGCACCCGTATGGTGAGCGATTTCAACGCATCGATTGGTGAATCCGCCCGGTGA
- a CDS encoding DNA polymerase III, whose product MTYEQNTQWLEASKHDVTQWAAVMERDADDRIIDWDWVRSLDFVAGVGAGARLDLVHDEYDAHALLMQDYAIRERLEAILENVTSVFMGDFDRNLDSFRLARGLAYANRRLNDEITLIIEQGKARRLWNVERRFEHGTAFVMLHGNEDAHASEIVDRSAQLAQERAQRRNHAMNQRKAGSQMVQQASLSSFTDDKVLSEESEQTSRPAAPRRSDSQYDWRMAYLPGRDVDAVLGIDIETTGTSAWRDYIIDVGFERMNLQTPAPEEAKARDVYTETDYAADGAYDQSRLSFGVPLRCAEVANPFIAQLTGIDVTKIAGEPIFDEWPRMQQALLERLIQQPYVAHNATFEHRFFMANVEGYAEAYRNSEITILDTMPMSRHWDAGSVPSPGHPHGDNTLEAYAKRQGALDGNSHERHLGLEDAHIMLVAMRHHLGTLKAAGEGPWGPAGRGGVGGKRTGRRR is encoded by the coding sequence ATGACCTACGAACAGAATACGCAGTGGCTCGAGGCGAGCAAACACGACGTGACGCAATGGGCGGCCGTGATGGAGCGCGACGCCGACGACCGCATCATCGATTGGGATTGGGTGCGCTCGCTCGACTTCGTTGCGGGCGTGGGCGCCGGAGCCCGACTCGACCTGGTGCATGACGAGTACGACGCGCATGCCCTGCTCATGCAGGACTATGCGATTCGCGAGCGGCTCGAGGCGATTCTCGAGAACGTGACGAGCGTGTTCATGGGCGACTTCGACCGCAATCTCGATTCGTTCCGGCTCGCCCGTGGGCTTGCGTACGCCAATCGCAGGCTCAACGACGAGATCACGCTGATCATAGAGCAGGGCAAGGCGCGCAGATTATGGAATGTGGAGCGCAGATTCGAGCATGGCACCGCCTTCGTTATGCTGCACGGCAATGAGGACGCCCATGCGAGCGAGATCGTGGACCGTTCCGCCCAACTTGCGCAGGAGCGTGCGCAACGGCGCAACCATGCGATGAACCAGCGCAAGGCGGGGTCGCAGATGGTGCAGCAGGCGAGTCTGTCGTCATTCACCGACGACAAGGTGCTGTCCGAGGAATCGGAGCAGACGAGCCGTCCGGCGGCTCCAAGACGTTCGGACAGCCAGTATGACTGGCGCATGGCATATCTGCCGGGACGCGATGTGGACGCGGTGCTCGGCATAGACATAGAGACCACGGGCACAAGCGCATGGCGCGACTACATCATCGACGTCGGCTTCGAGCGCATGAATCTGCAAACGCCGGCGCCGGAGGAAGCGAAAGCACGTGACGTCTACACCGAGACCGACTATGCCGCGGATGGTGCATACGACCAGTCGCGCCTGTCGTTCGGCGTGCCGCTGCGCTGTGCTGAGGTGGCGAACCCATTCATCGCGCAGCTGACGGGCATTGACGTGACGAAAATCGCGGGCGAGCCCATCTTCGACGAATGGCCGCGCATGCAGCAGGCGTTGCTGGAACGGCTCATACAACAACCGTATGTGGCGCACAACGCCACCTTCGAACACCGGTTCTTCATGGCGAACGTGGAAGGCTACGCCGAGGCATACCGCAACAGCGAGATCACCATTCTCGACACGATGCCGATGAGCCGCCATTGGGATGCCGGCTCCGTTCCCTCGCCCGGCCACCCGCACGGCGACAACACCCTAGAAGCGTATGCGAAACGCCAAGGAGCGCTTGACGGCAACAGCCATGAACGGCATTTGGGGCTGGAAGACGCCCATATCATGCTCGTGGCAATGCGCCACCACCTGGGCACGCTCAAGGCAGCTGGCGAAGGCCCATGGGGGCCGGCAGGCCGTGGAGGCGTGGGAGGCAAGCGCACCGGACGGCGCCGCTGA
- a CDS encoding pyridoxal phosphate-dependent aminotransferase, whose protein sequence is MTGASEQVKDSQRQNMRPPFAKRAALARPFMGMRISNEAKRLRAQGVAVINLSLGQPDYGAPEPVREAMRDLYDGRPLPYSDSMGLPELREAIARFYRTAHGIEVDSKRIVITEGGSAALLLATALSVDEGDEVIIADPSYPSNRELVRSFGGKVVDVPTSAATRFHLDLPLVRQYWSERTRAVMITSPSNPTGTTIAPDVLRDVCAYAAHHGAWRIVDETYLDLTDVEADGSRVESTLAVDPEAMVCGSFSKFFGMTGWRLGWMVVPEFALEAVDNLATNFFLGAHTPSQYAALACFTPQSLRICEERRQELLERRAFVVDALARIGLPLEVVPNGAFYAYFNIGSTGLDAQTFCERALHEAHVALTPGGDFGPATGSTHVRLSYAASMSDLEVGFERLGDFVASLRR, encoded by the coding sequence ATGACAGGTGCAAGCGAACAGGTGAAGGATTCGCAACGGCAGAACATGCGGCCGCCGTTTGCGAAACGCGCGGCATTGGCCAGACCGTTCATGGGCATGCGAATCAGCAATGAGGCGAAGCGTCTGCGTGCGCAAGGCGTCGCTGTGATCAACCTCAGTCTGGGGCAACCCGATTACGGTGCGCCGGAACCGGTGCGTGAGGCGATGCGCGACCTGTATGACGGCCGTCCACTGCCGTACTCGGATTCCATGGGATTGCCGGAACTCCGTGAGGCGATCGCGCGGTTCTATCGGACGGCGCATGGCATCGAAGTCGATTCGAAACGCATCGTGATCACCGAAGGAGGTTCGGCGGCACTGCTGCTGGCGACCGCCTTGAGCGTCGACGAGGGCGACGAGGTGATCATCGCCGACCCGTCGTACCCGTCGAACCGCGAGCTGGTGCGGTCCTTCGGCGGCAAGGTGGTCGACGTGCCCACGTCCGCGGCGACGCGATTCCACCTTGATCTGCCGCTCGTCCGGCAATACTGGAGCGAGCGTACACGCGCGGTGATGATCACGTCGCCCTCCAACCCCACCGGCACCACGATTGCGCCCGATGTGTTGCGTGACGTATGCGCGTACGCGGCACACCATGGCGCATGGCGCATTGTGGACGAGACCTATTTGGACCTGACCGACGTGGAGGCAGACGGCAGCCGTGTGGAGTCGACGCTCGCCGTCGACCCCGAAGCCATGGTGTGCGGCAGTTTCTCGAAGTTCTTCGGCATGACCGGCTGGCGTTTGGGGTGGATGGTGGTTCCCGAGTTCGCTTTGGAGGCGGTGGACAATCTGGCCACGAACTTCTTCCTTGGCGCCCATACGCCGTCGCAGTACGCCGCATTGGCCTGCTTCACACCGCAGTCGCTGCGCATATGCGAGGAGCGCCGGCAGGAACTGCTGGAGCGACGGGCATTCGTGGTGGACGCTCTCGCCCGCATCGGGCTGCCGTTGGAAGTGGTGCCGAACGGAGCGTTCTACGCGTATTTCAACATCGGCTCCACCGGCCTCGATGCGCAGACCTTCTGCGAACGCGCGTTGCATGAGGCCCATGTGGCGTTGACGCCGGGCGGTGATTTCGGACCGGCCACTGGCAGCACGCATGTACGGCTCTCCTATGCCGCATCGATGAGCGATCTGGAGGTCGGATTCGAGCGTCTGGGCGATTTCGTGGCCTCGTTGCGCCGTTGA
- a CDS encoding very short patch repair endonuclease encodes MRSAIRGAGDNGGVGTSADSGDSKYARGTRSYTMSRIRGKDTSIERLVRSYLFARGFRFRKNDRRYPGHPDIVLPKYHTIVFVNGCFWHMHEGCPKFKMPGSNVEFWTAKLTRNRERDRAQHEQLRAMGWRVIDVWECELGRQSRDARLQSLASQILDAPVEGAVENGGETADTGQQ; translated from the coding sequence GTGCGTTCGGCGATCCGCGGGGCCGGTGATAATGGTGGCGTGGGCACATCTGCAGATTCCGGCGATTCCAAATACGCGCGAGGCACGCGCAGCTACACGATGTCGCGCATCCGCGGCAAGGACACGTCGATAGAGCGGCTCGTGCGCAGCTATCTGTTCGCACGGGGATTCCGATTCCGCAAGAACGACAGGCGTTACCCGGGCCATCCCGACATCGTGTTGCCGAAATACCACACGATCGTCTTCGTGAACGGCTGCTTCTGGCATATGCATGAAGGCTGCCCGAAATTCAAGATGCCGGGGTCGAACGTGGAATTCTGGACGGCCAAGCTCACGCGCAACCGCGAGCGTGACCGAGCCCAGCACGAGCAGCTGCGGGCCATGGGCTGGCGGGTGATCGACGTATGGGAATGCGAACTGGGACGGCAGTCGCGTGACGCGCGCCTGCAATCGCTGGCATCGCAGATTCTGGATGCGCCCGTAGAGGGAGCGGTTGAAAACGGCGGCGAAACGGCAGATACTGGGCAACAGTGA
- the glmM gene encoding phosphoglucosamine mutase — MPRMFGTDGVRGLANRDLTAQLALDLGDAAVRVLGDDGGRETNRHRALIGRDTRVSGDFLSHALAAGMSAGGFDVIDAGIIPTPGVAFLTSVLNVEMGAVISASHNPMPDNGIKFFARGGFKLPDTKEDEIESVLGQDWERPTGAGVGRVSHDTTTATNLYIDHLVSAIAPEGTEQPLKGLKVVADCANGATSVVAPEALRRAGADVIVINASPDGYNINKNAGSTHPESMQAMVRASGADLGVAFDGDADRCLAADAEGNMVNGDQIMGILARAKKREGKLNHDTLVVTVMSNLGLKLALKEMGIDTVQTNVGDRYVLEEMLRGDYSLGGEQSGHVINREFATTGDGTLTALTLCNEVVKSGKSLKELAADFPQLPQQLINVPNVDKMAAKTNKAVLEAVAREEELLGDTGRVLLRPSGTEPLVRVMAEAATQEQADEITARLAQIVADELAL, encoded by the coding sequence ATGCCGCGTATGTTTGGAACCGACGGTGTTCGAGGGCTTGCCAATCGGGATCTCACCGCCCAGTTGGCCTTGGATTTGGGGGATGCGGCGGTCCGTGTGCTCGGCGACGACGGTGGTCGCGAGACGAACCGGCACCGTGCCCTGATCGGCCGTGACACACGTGTTTCCGGTGATTTTCTGTCGCATGCCCTGGCCGCCGGCATGAGCGCCGGCGGATTCGACGTGATCGACGCCGGGATCATTCCCACGCCGGGTGTCGCCTTCCTCACCAGCGTGCTCAATGTGGAGATGGGTGCCGTGATCTCCGCCTCGCACAATCCGATGCCCGACAACGGCATCAAGTTCTTCGCGCGCGGCGGGTTCAAACTGCCCGACACGAAGGAAGACGAGATCGAGTCGGTGCTCGGCCAGGACTGGGAGCGCCCCACGGGTGCCGGAGTGGGCCGTGTGAGCCACGATACGACGACCGCGACGAATCTGTATATAGACCATCTCGTGTCCGCCATCGCGCCGGAAGGCACCGAGCAGCCACTCAAGGGCCTCAAGGTGGTGGCCGACTGCGCCAACGGTGCCACCTCAGTGGTGGCCCCGGAGGCGTTGCGTCGCGCAGGCGCCGACGTCATTGTGATCAACGCCTCGCCGGACGGCTACAACATCAACAAGAACGCCGGCTCCACGCACCCGGAGTCGATGCAGGCGATGGTGAGGGCCTCGGGCGCCGACCTCGGCGTGGCCTTCGACGGTGACGCCGACCGCTGCCTTGCCGCCGATGCCGAAGGCAACATGGTCAACGGCGACCAGATCATGGGCATTCTCGCCCGTGCCAAGAAGCGCGAGGGCAAGCTCAACCACGATACGCTCGTCGTGACCGTCATGAGCAATCTGGGGCTCAAGCTCGCATTGAAGGAGATGGGCATCGACACCGTGCAGACGAACGTCGGCGATCGGTATGTGCTCGAGGAGATGCTGCGCGGCGACTACAGTCTGGGCGGCGAACAGTCCGGCCATGTGATTAACCGCGAGTTCGCGACCACGGGTGATGGTACGCTCACCGCGCTCACGCTGTGCAACGAGGTGGTGAAGTCGGGCAAGTCCCTCAAAGAGCTCGCCGCCGACTTCCCGCAGCTGCCGCAACAGCTCATCAACGTGCCGAATGTCGACAAGATGGCAGCCAAGACGAACAAGGCCGTGCTCGAAGCCGTCGCCCGCGAGGAGGAGCTGCTCGGCGACACGGGCCGTGTGCTGCTGCGGCCGTCCGGCACCGAACCGCTCGTGCGTGTGATGGCCGAGGCCGCCACGCAGGAACAGGCCGACGAGATCACTGCGCGTCTGGCGCAGATCGTCGCCGACGAGCTCGCATTGTGA
- a CDS encoding endonuclease/exonuclease/phosphatase family protein — MAIMRKHRVLGAIAGLLALASLCSCALRLLPVDLQTLPYVSVVLAATPWFAIVSVVSLVLALISTRWVTAIVAGVCLVIQVCWQLPFYHNGTPLSGSALSSQSLPRADTADAVARLMTCNVYKGHADATAIVNAVRNNHVEVLALQETTPDFLKHLEAAGISQLLPYSQTSSADGYFGNALFSALPFENPSQTDVDSIASYMPGGTVGFDNGAIPVRFVSVHTQSPTDGRFEKWSRSIAELKQLNEHPDTDYILMGDFNSTWDHAVFRDMLGTRFQDAAEVSGHGLVFTWPADRKYLPAFAGIDHIVTSKGMTIGQVNSLTIPGSDHRALLATVDVSGLRR; from the coding sequence ATGGCGATTATGCGCAAACACAGAGTGTTGGGGGCTATTGCCGGCTTATTGGCGTTGGCGTCGCTCTGCAGCTGTGCGTTGCGGTTGCTGCCGGTCGATTTGCAGACGTTGCCATACGTGTCTGTCGTGCTCGCCGCCACGCCATGGTTCGCCATTGTGTCGGTGGTGTCATTGGTGTTGGCGTTGATCTCCACGCGCTGGGTCACCGCGATTGTGGCTGGTGTGTGCCTGGTAATCCAAGTGTGCTGGCAGCTGCCGTTCTACCATAACGGCACCCCGCTTTCGGGAAGCGCGCTGTCTTCGCAGTCGCTGCCACGTGCCGACACCGCCGACGCCGTGGCGCGCCTGATGACCTGCAATGTGTACAAGGGGCACGCCGATGCCACCGCAATCGTGAACGCCGTGCGAAACAATCATGTGGAGGTGCTGGCGCTGCAGGAGACCACGCCGGACTTCCTCAAGCACCTTGAGGCGGCCGGCATCTCGCAGCTGCTGCCGTATTCGCAGACCTCGAGCGCCGACGGCTATTTCGGCAACGCGCTGTTCTCTGCGCTGCCGTTCGAGAATCCGAGCCAGACCGACGTCGATTCCATCGCCTCCTACATGCCCGGCGGCACAGTGGGCTTCGACAACGGGGCGATTCCGGTGCGGTTCGTCTCCGTGCACACGCAGTCGCCCACGGATGGCAGATTCGAGAAATGGAGCAGGTCAATCGCCGAACTCAAGCAGCTCAACGAACACCCTGACACCGACTATATTCTGATGGGAGATTTCAACTCCACTTGGGACCACGCCGTGTTCCGCGATATGCTCGGCACCCGTTTCCAGGATGCCGCCGAGGTGAGCGGTCACGGACTGGTGTTCACTTGGCCGGCGGACAGGAAGTACCTGCCCGCGTTCGCCGGAATCGACCACATTGTGACGAGCAAGGGCATGACCATCGGGCAGGTCAACTCGCTGACGATCCCCGGTTCGGACCACCGCGCGTTGCTCGCCACGGTGGACGTCTCCGGCCTGCGTCGCTGA
- a CDS encoding peptide deformylase — MFGKKNHVDIELNADVERLLKSARDGVLPIVEAGEPVLREQCVRYDGQLSKHTLHKLIETMHKTMLDAPGVGLAGPQIGLNLAIAVVEDHANGDDDGDPREIAEFPFHAIINPVYRPAGEKTRSFYEGCLSFDGYQAVRKRYLDIIAHWHDEDGKEHEEHLHGWPARIFQHETDHLSGELYIDQAEIRSLTTVENLEDFWAQDPVPTQAAKELGFEL, encoded by the coding sequence ATGTTCGGAAAGAAGAACCATGTCGACATCGAGCTCAATGCGGATGTCGAACGTCTGCTCAAGTCCGCGAGGGACGGCGTGCTGCCCATAGTCGAAGCGGGCGAGCCCGTGCTGCGTGAGCAGTGCGTGCGCTACGACGGCCAGCTGAGCAAGCATACGCTGCACAAGCTCATCGAGACGATGCACAAGACCATGCTCGACGCACCGGGAGTGGGTCTGGCCGGTCCGCAGATCGGTCTCAATCTTGCCATTGCGGTGGTGGAGGACCACGCGAACGGCGATGATGACGGCGATCCGCGCGAGATAGCGGAGTTCCCGTTCCATGCGATCATCAATCCCGTGTATCGCCCCGCAGGTGAGAAGACGCGCTCCTTCTACGAAGGGTGCCTGAGCTTCGACGGCTACCAGGCGGTGCGCAAACGTTACCTCGACATCATCGCGCATTGGCATGATGAGGACGGCAAGGAGCACGAGGAACACCTGCATGGCTGGCCGGCGCGCATCTTCCAGCATGAGACCGACCATTTGAGCGGCGAGCTGTACATAGACCAGGCGGAGATCCGCTCGCTCACCACGGTCGAGAATCTCGAGGACTTCTGGGCGCAGGATCCGGTGCCCACGCAGGCTGCCAAGGAGCTTGGCTTCGAGCTGTGA